GTGGCGTACGTAATTTAGAAGATTTCAATAAAATGGTTGAAGCAGGTGCGACACGTATTGGTGCGAGCGCAGGTGTTCAAATTATGCAAGGTTTAGAAGCAGATTCAGATTACTAATATATATAAATTTTGGGAGTGATAGCTATGACAAGACCATTTAATCGTGTACATTTAATCGTAATGGATTCAGTAGGTATTGGTGAAGCGCCAGACGCAGCTGATTTTAAAGATGAAGGTTCACATACTTTAAGACATACCTTAGAAGGTTTCGATCAAACTTTACCAAACCTTGAAAAGTTAGGTCTAGGGAACATCGATAAATTACCAGTAGTAAATGCAGTTGAACAACCAGAAGCATACTATACTAAATTGAGTGAAGCTTCAGTTGGTAAAGATACAATGACTGGTCACTGGGAAATTATGGGATTAAATATTATGCAACCTTTTAAAGTATACCCTAATGGATTCCCTGAAGAGTTAATTCAACAAATTGAAGAAATGACAGGTCGTAAAGTTGTTGCTAACAAACCGGCATCGGGTACGCAAATTATCGATGAGTGGGGCGAGCACCAAATGAAAACTGGTGACTTAATTGTTTATACAAGTGCAGACCCAGTATTGCAAATTGCTGCACATGAAGACATTATCCCATTAGAAGAGTTATATGATATTTGTGAAAAGGTTCGTGAGTTGACAAAAGACCCTAAATATTTAATTGGTCGTATTATCGCACGTCCATATGTTGGTGAACCAGGAAACTTTACACGTACATCTAATCGACATGACTATGCGTTAAAACCTTTTGGTAAAACTGTCTTAGATCATTTGAAAGACGGTGGTTATGATGTTATTGCCATCGGTAAAATTAATGACATTTATGATGGTGAAGGTGTAACAGAAGCGGTTCGTACGAAGAGTAACATGGACGGTATGGATCAATTGATGAAAATTGTTAAGAAAGATTTCACAGGTATTAGCT
The genomic region above belongs to Staphylococcus aureus and contains:
- the deoB gene encoding phosphopentomutase produces the protein MTRPFNRVHLIVMDSVGIGEAPDAADFKDEGSHTLRHTLEGFDQTLPNLEKLGLGNIDKLPVVNAVEQPEAYYTKLSEASVGKDTMTGHWEIMGLNIMQPFKVYPNGFPEELIQQIEEMTGRKVVANKPASGTQIIDEWGEHQMKTGDLIVYTSADPVLQIAAHEDIIPLEELYDICEKVRELTKDPKYLIGRIIARPYVGEPGNFTRTSNRHDYALKPFGKTVLDHLKDGGYDVIAIGKINDIYDGEGVTEAVRTKSNMDGMDQLMKIVKKDFTGISFLNLVDFDALYGHRRDKPGYAQAIKDFDDRLPELFSNLKEDDLVIITADHGNDPTAPGTDHTREYIPVIMYSPKFKGGHALESDTTFSSIGATIADNFNVTLPEFGKSYLKELK